Proteins found in one Saccharopolyspora phatthalungensis genomic segment:
- a CDS encoding O-linked N-acetylglucosamine transferase has protein sequence MDSNHASLQAATPTSPQVAASDVRREIRRLIDAFVVAQRPPDPLAEAGVACLEAADCISGVLAERRQSGETVADEAFQEALRAVRAATLAIRFALTAEVDRRRSAE, from the coding sequence GTGGACTCGAACCATGCATCACTCCAGGCTGCTACGCCGACCTCCCCGCAGGTCGCCGCTTCGGATGTGCGCCGCGAGATCCGTCGGCTGATCGACGCGTTCGTCGTCGCGCAAAGACCGCCTGACCCGCTTGCCGAAGCCGGCGTTGCATGTCTGGAGGCCGCCGACTGCATCAGCGGTGTCCTCGCCGAGCGGCGGCAGTCCGGCGAAACCGTTGCGGACGAGGCATTCCAGGAGGCATTGCGCGCGGTCCGGGCCGCGACGCTGGCGATCCGTTTCGCGCTGACAGCCGAAGTCGATCGCCGTCGATCCGCTGAGTGA
- a CDS encoding thioesterase II family protein translates to MVSDENSVWTQRFRSASGATSRLVCFPHAGGSASFFFPLSKVMPPSIDLLAVQYPGRQDRRFEKPVDDIAVLADRIAVALEADRDDLPMVFFGHSMGATVAFEVARRLEARGITLADLVVSGRRGPTAQRQEWVHKLGNTALVEHVRSLDGTKAGVLDDPEIVRMVLPVIRNDYKAAETYRYQPGPDVSCPITALLGDHDPQVTVDEAKEWAAHTKAGFDLHVFEGGHFYLNDHWPEVIECLRERTASAS, encoded by the coding sequence ATGGTCAGTGATGAGAACAGTGTGTGGACGCAGCGTTTCCGGTCGGCGTCCGGGGCCACCAGTCGCCTGGTGTGCTTTCCGCACGCCGGCGGCAGCGCGAGTTTCTTCTTCCCCCTGTCCAAGGTGATGCCGCCCAGCATCGATCTGCTCGCGGTCCAGTATCCGGGTCGACAGGATCGCCGCTTCGAAAAACCAGTCGACGACATCGCGGTGCTGGCGGATCGGATCGCCGTGGCGCTGGAGGCGGATCGGGACGATCTTCCGATGGTCTTCTTCGGGCACAGCATGGGCGCCACGGTCGCCTTCGAAGTCGCGAGACGACTCGAAGCTCGCGGGATCACGCTCGCCGATCTGGTCGTCTCGGGCCGCCGCGGCCCCACGGCCCAACGCCAGGAGTGGGTGCACAAGCTCGGTAACACGGCGCTCGTGGAGCACGTGCGTTCGCTGGACGGCACCAAGGCCGGGGTCCTGGACGATCCCGAGATCGTGCGCATGGTCCTCCCGGTCATCCGCAACGACTACAAGGCCGCGGAAACCTACCGTTACCAGCCGGGCCCCGATGTGAGCTGCCCGATCACCGCGTTGCTCGGCGACCACGACCCGCAGGTCACGGTGGACGAGGCCAAGGAATGGGCGGCCCACACCAAGGCCGGGTTCGACCTCCACGTTTTCGAGGGCGGGCACTTCTACCTGAACGACCACTGGCCCGAGGTCATCGAGTGCCTCCGCGAGCGCACTGCCTCGGCCTCATGA
- a CDS encoding acyltransferase family protein, whose product MDIAQRDLPRDLRSLTGMRFVASFVVLLVHALIIAANKDPSLWSLTAVTSLLALRAVGFFFVLSGFILTWTRAGQPGDTTARFWRRRLVRVYPNHVATWAMMILIGSYVQDELSSPGSIQSGPAIANLFLVHVWAPDPKYINSVNIVTWSLACEAFFYLAFPLLYAFTQRLTGESLRRWTLLTFLVTLLIPCLVLLVPGGPPFNSAIPVPVGQVWLGYALPLCRLPEFVLGMLVAHIVRAGGSVRIRPYQAVALLVAATLLSGVLPPVFSMGPFLAAPCAVLIGVMASRDVRRARSVMSSRVVVYLGKCSYALYMVHYPVILFCYHAAIAPGKPLDNLPGGVVVMFVLVPVSVLASIVLYHIVELPFMRWFANPAAPRVSGAAAG is encoded by the coding sequence ATGGATATCGCCCAGCGCGACCTGCCGAGAGATCTGCGGTCCCTCACCGGAATGCGGTTCGTCGCCTCTTTCGTGGTGCTTCTCGTCCATGCCCTGATCATCGCGGCGAACAAGGACCCCAGCCTGTGGAGCCTGACAGCCGTCACGTCACTGCTGGCCCTGCGCGCGGTCGGCTTCTTCTTCGTGCTCAGCGGATTCATCCTGACCTGGACCAGGGCGGGTCAACCAGGGGACACCACGGCCCGGTTCTGGCGTCGACGTCTGGTCCGGGTATACCCGAATCACGTTGCGACCTGGGCGATGATGATACTCATCGGCAGCTACGTCCAGGACGAATTGTCCTCGCCCGGTTCGATCCAGTCGGGACCCGCGATCGCCAACCTGTTTCTCGTGCATGTCTGGGCCCCCGACCCGAAATACATCAACTCGGTGAATATCGTGACGTGGTCGCTGGCCTGCGAGGCGTTCTTCTATCTGGCCTTCCCCTTGCTGTACGCGTTCACGCAACGTCTCACCGGGGAAAGCCTGCGACGCTGGACCCTGCTGACCTTTCTCGTCACTCTGCTGATTCCCTGCCTGGTGCTGCTTGTTCCTGGCGGGCCTCCTTTCAATAGTGCGATACCCGTGCCGGTCGGCCAGGTCTGGCTCGGATATGCCCTCCCGCTGTGCCGGCTTCCCGAGTTCGTTCTGGGGATGCTCGTTGCCCACATCGTGCGTGCGGGCGGGTCGGTCCGCATACGGCCATATCAGGCGGTTGCCCTGCTGGTCGCCGCGACCTTGCTTTCGGGTGTGCTGCCACCGGTTTTTTCCATGGGGCCCTTTCTTGCCGCTCCGTGCGCCGTTCTGATCGGAGTCATGGCCAGCCGTGACGTGCGGCGGGCCCGGTCGGTGATGAGTAGCCGAGTCGTCGTTTATCTCGGTAAGTGCTCGTATGCGCTCTACATGGTGCATTATCCGGTGATCTTGTTCTGCTACCATGCCGCAATCGCGCCCGGGAAACCGCTGGACAATCTGCCGGGCGGCGTGGTCGTCATGTTCGTGCTCGTTCCGGTGTCCGTGCTCGCTTCCATCGTGCTCTACCACATCGTGGAGCTTCCTTTCATGCGCTGGTTCGCGAACCCGGCTGCTCCACGGGTATCGGGGGCGGCGGCAGGGTAG